One Streptosporangium becharense genomic window, GGAGAAGTGGACGTGCTCGAAGCGGATCTCGCCCCGCACGCGCGCCAGCGTCCGGGGGCCGGGGTGGATGTCCACGGGCAGGTCCAGGTACTCGAAGATCCTGGCGAACAGGGCCAGTGAGCTCTGCACCTCGACGCCGAGCCGCAGCAGCGACACGGCGGGGCGGAACAGGGTCGCCTGCAACGTGGTGAAGGCGACGACGGTGCCGATGGAGACGACCGGGGCCAGCCCGATGGTCCAGTAGATCATCGCGGGCATGGCCGCCATGATGATCTGGATGGTCGACTGCCGCCAGCGTCCGGCCATCCCGGCGCGTACCTCCAGACCGGCGAGTTCCTCCGAGGCCGTGGCGAACCGCCCGGCCAGTTCCGGGCCGCGGCCCATCGTCCGGCCGAGCAGGATGCCGCTGATCGAGAGCGACTCCTGGACCGTCGCCGACATGGCGGCCAGCTTCCGCTGCCGCTCAGAGGTGATCCTCCGGCGCTCCCGGCCGACCTTGCGGCTGATCCCGACGAAGAGGGGGAGCAGCAGCAGTGACACGACCGTCAGCCGCCAGTCGAGCACGAGCATCGCCACGACGGTCGCCACCACGGTCGTCAGGTTCGAGACGATCGACGCGGCGGTGGAGGTGACCACCTGCTGCATGCCGCCGATGTCGCCGGCGATGCGCGACTGCACCTCGCCGGTCCGGGTGCGGGTGAAGAACGCCAGGGACATGCGCTGCAGGTGACCGTAGACGGCGGTGCGCAGGTCGTGCATGACGCGCTGGCCGACCTCGGCGGAGATCATCGTCTGGACGACGTCGAGCACGCTCGTGGTGACGGCGACCGCGACCATGCCGAGGGCCAGCAGCGTCAGCAGGCCGGTCCTGCCGTTGGGGATGGCGTCGTCGAGGACCTCGCGGAGCATGAACGGGGAGGCCAGCGAGATGAGGGAGGACAGCCCGATGAGGCCGCCCACGATGGCCAGTCGGCCCCGGTAGGGGCGGAACAGGCCGACGACGCGCCGCAGGGGCGCCCGGGGTTCGTCGTTCATATGCGGGTTTTCGTGTCGTACGGTGCTTCCGGTTTGGTTCGTCACG contains:
- a CDS encoding ABC transporter ATP-binding protein, giving the protein MNDEPRAPLRRVVGLFRPYRGRLAIVGGLIGLSSLISLASPFMLREVLDDAIPNGRTGLLTLLALGMVAVAVTTSVLDVVQTMISAEVGQRVMHDLRTAVYGHLQRMSLAFFTRTRTGEVQSRIAGDIGGMQQVVTSTAASIVSNLTTVVATVVAMLVLDWRLTVVSLLLLPLFVGISRKVGRERRRITSERQRKLAAMSATVQESLSISGILLGRTMGRGPELAGRFATASEELAGLEVRAGMAGRWRQSTIQIIMAAMPAMIYWTIGLAPVVSIGTVVAFTTLQATLFRPAVSLLRLGVEVQSSLALFARIFEYLDLPVDIHPGPRTLARVRGEIRFEHVHFSYGDTPALSDVDLTVPAGTTLALVGETGSGKTTLSYLLPRLYDVTGGRITIDGVDVRELTFETLAETVGVVSQETYLFHASIADNLRFAKPSATDEEIAGAARAARIHDHVMSLPDGYDTVVGERGYRFSGGEKQRLAIARTLLRNPPVLILDEATSALDTRTERAVQEALDTLSRGRTTIMIAHRLSTIREADQIAVLDRGRVAERGTHEELLAAGGRYTALVDRDRSLASA